In Neokomagataea tanensis, one genomic interval encodes:
- the recG gene encoding ATP-dependent DNA helicase RecG encodes MTSEAPTPESSALTHAIQTPLESLPGIGPRHSQLLAKIATGGTVLDLLFTLPERIIDRGAPLTIAEAAKRDIGSVITTKVHVLSRRNASRPGQPTVLHTSDGTGTLDLVFFQKHNIPKDTHDQEFIVSGRLSVFNHQLTLTPPDHFVPIEEQWRIPVLEPVWPLTAGLFQGTVAKAMRGALALLPALPEWHDASLVKKRRWPSFSEALRTVQSPKKSPADDPIAWAASLERARTRLAADEILADQLCLALARHQAKERPGLSRPGTGVLRQTLEENFGHKPTDAQRTAIREISEDMAGTSPMMRLLQGDVGAGKTYVAMHAMLQAVESGAQAALMAPTEILARQHYETISRLCPAPSVYLSGTVQGSARKHALSAIMSGDAKLVIGTHALFQSSVKFANLGLAVIDEQHRFGVEQRMALSSKGYATDILIMTATPIPRTLQLMEWGEMSVSKLDSKPKGRQPIRTTLHSMGAFKDIIKAMQRALASEAQVFWVCPLIENSETASAAAAEERWAMLCEVFGPDVIGLAHGRQDIAVRQAALDAFRAGSTRLLVATTVIEVGVDIPNASIMVIEHAERFGLAQLHQLRGRVGRGAKQSFCLLLHDDALAGSAQRRLSLMRDTTDGFVIADEDYKIRGGGDLTGHRQSGLPGLRLAHGPRVAPLARAMRQDSEREIFRNPSLQNGRGPHLKTLLSLFNRDKPERLLISG; translated from the coding sequence GTGACATCAGAAGCCCCTACGCCAGAAAGCAGCGCGCTCACTCATGCCATACAAACGCCACTAGAAAGCCTTCCTGGGATTGGGCCACGCCATAGCCAACTTTTGGCAAAAATTGCTACGGGCGGGACAGTACTGGACCTCCTCTTTACCTTACCAGAGCGCATCATCGACAGGGGGGCGCCGCTGACAATTGCAGAGGCTGCCAAACGCGACATAGGCTCTGTTATAACGACCAAAGTTCACGTTTTGTCCCGGCGCAACGCTTCACGCCCAGGCCAACCTACGGTGCTACACACCTCCGATGGAACAGGTACGCTCGACCTCGTATTTTTCCAAAAACACAACATTCCTAAAGATACCCACGATCAAGAATTTATCGTTTCAGGGCGGCTCAGCGTCTTTAACCACCAGCTCACGCTGACACCACCTGATCATTTCGTACCAATAGAGGAGCAATGGCGAATTCCGGTTTTGGAGCCTGTGTGGCCCTTAACGGCCGGACTTTTCCAGGGCACCGTTGCAAAAGCGATGAGAGGCGCCCTCGCCCTTTTGCCCGCTTTACCGGAATGGCATGATGCCAGTTTGGTAAAAAAACGCAGATGGCCTTCCTTTTCAGAGGCCCTCAGAACCGTGCAATCCCCTAAAAAATCACCTGCAGATGACCCTATTGCCTGGGCAGCTTCACTGGAGCGCGCCCGAACACGCCTAGCAGCTGACGAAATCTTGGCCGACCAGCTGTGCTTGGCTCTGGCACGCCACCAAGCTAAAGAACGGCCCGGTCTAAGCCGCCCCGGGACTGGCGTGTTACGCCAGACACTCGAAGAAAACTTTGGTCATAAGCCTACCGACGCACAAAGAACGGCCATACGGGAAATTTCGGAAGATATGGCCGGAACAAGCCCCATGATGCGCCTGCTCCAAGGGGATGTGGGTGCAGGTAAGACCTATGTGGCCATGCACGCCATGCTTCAGGCCGTAGAATCGGGGGCCCAAGCAGCCCTCATGGCCCCCACGGAAATATTAGCACGCCAGCATTACGAAACTATCTCTCGCCTTTGCCCGGCACCATCCGTTTATCTGAGCGGCACAGTACAGGGCAGCGCGAGAAAGCACGCCCTTTCAGCAATTATGAGTGGGGATGCCAAACTCGTCATCGGTACACACGCCCTTTTCCAAAGCAGCGTAAAATTCGCTAATCTCGGACTCGCCGTAATTGACGAGCAGCACCGTTTCGGTGTTGAGCAGCGCATGGCACTGAGCAGCAAAGGCTATGCGACCGACATACTCATCATGACGGCCACTCCTATTCCACGTACCCTACAACTTATGGAGTGGGGCGAAATGAGCGTGAGTAAACTCGACAGCAAACCCAAAGGCCGCCAGCCTATCCGTACGACGCTGCACAGTATGGGGGCCTTCAAAGACATCATTAAAGCCATGCAACGCGCACTGGCTTCAGAAGCGCAGGTTTTCTGGGTTTGCCCTCTGATTGAAAATAGTGAAACCGCGTCAGCCGCAGCAGCCGAAGAACGCTGGGCCATGTTGTGCGAGGTTTTTGGACCAGATGTCATAGGCCTCGCACACGGACGGCAGGACATCGCGGTCCGCCAAGCCGCACTTGATGCTTTTCGCGCAGGCTCAACGCGCCTTCTCGTTGCAACTACAGTCATTGAAGTCGGGGTAGACATCCCTAACGCTTCAATCATGGTGATTGAACATGCAGAGCGTTTCGGCTTGGCTCAGTTGCACCAGCTGCGCGGGCGTGTTGGACGCGGAGCAAAGCAATCATTTTGCCTTTTGTTGCATGATGATGCGCTAGCAGGCAGCGCCCAGCGGCGCCTCAGTCTGATGCGCGACACGACAGACGGTTTTGTCATAGCGGACGAAGACTACAAAATTCGCGGCGGGGGTGACCTCACCGGGCATCGTCAGTCTGGCCTACCGGGATTACGGCTGGCACATGGCCCGCGCGTAGCACCGCTCGCACGCGCTATGCGCCAAGACAGTGAACGTGAAATTTTCCGCAACCCGAGTTTACAAAACGGACGTGGACCTCACTTAAAAACACTCTTAAGCTTATTTAATCGCGATAAACCAGAACGACTTCTGATCTCGGGGTAA
- a CDS encoding putative bifunctional diguanylate cyclase/phosphodiesterase: MSINTQKEAALIQSILNIVSRIVGTHNCALVRASCDTFPTHIVTHKDANSAFTRQLQTISFEQDIPQLSTDVHVHTLSETHSIYLIIRTADGSALTRDMSSSLQELQVIAETTLPPRQVILSNRPDSLLAITKQIELISYQKRKSHFGTILFAVDQLRQINQHYGWDLADKVLNAIARRVQNILPENSVLGNFGGGQFIVVTPPGTSSTNTQSLINALQSLTAECIVLNDHNIGFTFSIGWGLYPHDGSSADELILATTAALTNAQQSGRGHITRSSLHYTEHYRLAQTLEKDLSSATTDEALFLRWMPIIDLATQKIIGQEALLRWNRPQFGEISPTIFIQSAEKNGLIEQLDQWALHEACSVASKWAHPHRVCVNISPTWVGNERLPHIVEKVLNDTGLAPERLQIELSERIPFTPDHVICRELTRLRGLGVRIAIDDFGSGTSSLERLRTYPIDQLKLDRVFVERLYEDDRANATMRCILKMAQMLGFSICAKGVETEKQLSFLDGHGCPEAQGFLFGQPALLS; this comes from the coding sequence ATGAGTATCAACACACAAAAAGAAGCAGCGCTTATCCAGTCGATACTCAATATTGTCAGCAGGATTGTCGGAACGCATAATTGTGCACTTGTGCGCGCAAGCTGCGATACATTCCCTACCCATATCGTCACCCACAAAGACGCAAACAGCGCTTTTACGCGCCAACTTCAAACCATCTCGTTTGAACAGGACATCCCGCAGTTAAGTACCGATGTTCATGTCCACACACTTTCTGAAACACACTCGATATACCTGATCATTCGCACGGCCGACGGCTCTGCTTTAACGCGTGACATGTCTTCCAGCCTGCAAGAGTTACAAGTCATAGCGGAAACCACACTTCCACCGAGACAAGTGATCCTTTCGAACAGGCCCGACAGTCTTTTAGCCATTACGAAACAGATTGAACTTATTTCCTACCAAAAGCGCAAAAGCCATTTTGGTACTATTCTCTTCGCGGTCGACCAACTCCGGCAAATCAATCAACACTATGGCTGGGATCTTGCCGACAAAGTACTGAACGCCATTGCTAGGCGTGTTCAAAATATTTTGCCCGAAAATAGCGTGCTAGGAAATTTTGGTGGCGGGCAATTCATCGTTGTAACCCCACCCGGAACATCGTCGACCAACACCCAATCGCTTATTAACGCCCTCCAAAGCCTAACCGCAGAGTGTATCGTCCTCAACGACCATAATATCGGCTTTACCTTTTCAATTGGCTGGGGCCTCTACCCACATGACGGCTCGTCCGCAGACGAACTTATTTTGGCAACAACAGCGGCATTAACAAATGCCCAACAGTCGGGGCGTGGGCACATTACACGGTCCAGCCTGCATTACACCGAGCATTATCGTCTTGCTCAAACGCTTGAGAAAGACCTTTCCAGCGCAACGACTGATGAAGCTCTCTTTCTGCGCTGGATGCCAATTATTGACCTGGCTACACAGAAGATTATTGGACAAGAAGCTCTTCTTCGTTGGAATCGTCCACAATTTGGCGAAATATCGCCGACTATCTTCATTCAAAGCGCCGAAAAAAATGGCCTGATAGAACAACTCGACCAATGGGCGCTGCATGAAGCATGCTCCGTTGCAAGCAAATGGGCACATCCCCACCGTGTTTGCGTCAATATTTCTCCAACATGGGTCGGTAACGAGCGCCTGCCCCACATCGTGGAGAAAGTCTTGAACGACACGGGTCTGGCCCCCGAGCGCCTGCAAATTGAACTTTCCGAGCGTATCCCCTTCACACCCGACCACGTAATCTGCCGAGAACTGACACGCCTGCGTGGGTTGGGTGTCCGCATCGCTATTGACGATTTTGGGAGTGGCACATCGTCGCTTGAGCGTCTGCGTACGTATCCAATCGATCAACTCAAGTTAGATCGGGTTTTCGTAGAACGGCTCTACGAAGATGATCGGGCGAATGCCACGATGCGCTGCATTTTAAAAATGGCGCAAATGCTCGGTTTCAGCATTTGCGCTAAGGGCGTCGAGACAGAAAAGCAACTCTCTTTCCTAGACGGCCATGGTTGCCCCGAAGCTCAGGGTTTTCTTTTTGGCCAGCCTGCCCTGCTTTCATAG
- a CDS encoding cold-shock protein: MRNNRTDRSFNSPRRGGFDGDFGSQPSYNDRPSYSDRGGFGGGSAGGGYGAPRRGGGNSFVAASGPEISSSVKWFNTEKGFGFVELSDGSGDIFLHANALSNAGYNSVNPGATVVVRIGQGPKGRQVAEVVSVDESTAEAPRPRAPMGGAAPRFGASARPGRPAPDLSMAEETRGIVKWYNATKGFGFITPESGGKDIFVHASALERSQLQTLSEGQTINVKVVQGQKGPEAAVIDAD; this comes from the coding sequence TTGAGAAACAACAGAACCGACCGCAGCTTCAATTCCCCTCGCCGCGGCGGGTTTGACGGGGACTTCGGCTCCCAACCGTCCTACAATGACCGTCCTAGCTACAGCGACCGTGGTGGATTTGGTGGTGGTAGCGCCGGTGGTGGCTATGGCGCCCCCCGTCGTGGTGGTGGCAACAGCTTTGTTGCTGCATCAGGCCCGGAAATCAGCTCCAGCGTAAAATGGTTCAACACAGAAAAGGGCTTCGGCTTTGTTGAACTGTCAGACGGCTCAGGCGACATCTTCCTTCATGCTAACGCTCTGAGCAACGCTGGTTACAACAGCGTTAACCCAGGCGCGACAGTCGTCGTCCGCATCGGCCAAGGCCCGAAGGGTCGCCAGGTTGCAGAAGTTGTTTCAGTTGACGAAAGCACAGCTGAAGCACCTCGCCCACGCGCACCAATGGGTGGCGCTGCACCTCGCTTCGGCGCTTCCGCACGCCCAGGCCGCCCTGCACCTGACCTGTCCATGGCAGAAGAAACCCGTGGCATTGTTAAGTGGTACAATGCAACGAAGGGCTTCGGCTTCATTACGCCAGAAAGCGGTGGCAAGGACATCTTCGTTCACGCTTCTGCTCTTGAGCGCTCACAGCTCCAGACGCTGAGCGAAGGCCAGACGATCAACGTTAAGGTTGTTCAAGGCCAAAAGGGTCCAGAAGCAGCTGTTATCGACGCTGACTAA
- the smpB gene encoding SsrA-binding protein SmpB, whose product MAAPKKKSGMISHGIAAQNRKGRFDYTILETVEAGLVLKGPEVKSLRLGRATITEAYAGERDGEIWLYNSYIPEYQGGVLSRFDTRAPRKLLLNRKQISHFIGAITRSGASLVPLDIHFNARGVAKVTLGLGQGRKKEDKRHAIAERDWQRDKARLMRSKGRDY is encoded by the coding sequence ATGGCAGCACCCAAAAAAAAGAGCGGTATGATTTCGCACGGTATCGCTGCGCAAAACCGTAAAGGGCGCTTCGACTACACAATTCTCGAGACTGTCGAAGCCGGATTGGTTTTAAAAGGCCCAGAGGTGAAAAGCCTTCGTTTAGGTAGAGCCACCATTACGGAAGCTTACGCAGGTGAGCGTGATGGTGAAATTTGGCTCTATAATTCGTACATTCCAGAGTACCAAGGCGGGGTCTTGTCCCGATTTGATACGCGCGCACCGCGTAAATTGCTGCTTAATCGTAAGCAGATCAGCCATTTCATAGGAGCAATAACGCGCTCAGGCGCGTCTCTCGTTCCTTTGGATATTCATTTTAATGCGCGCGGCGTTGCCAAGGTTACCCTAGGCTTGGGGCAGGGACGCAAAAAAGAAGACAAGCGCCACGCGATTGCCGAGCGTGATTGGCAACGTGATAAGGCGCGCCTCATGCGAAGTAAGGGCAGAGACTACTAA
- the dapA gene encoding 4-hydroxy-tetrahydrodipicolinate synthase has product MVRGALTALVTPMQADGAVDYAAFARLIEHQVKGGASGVIPAGTTGESPTLSHDEHRRVVAQCVEIVAGRFPVMAGAGSNSTSEAVDMARHAHSVGADSVLVVVPYYNKPTQEGLYRHFMTVADATPLPLYLYCIPGRSIVDISPETMGRLAQHPNIVGTKDATANMARPISVRRAVGKPFNQLSGDDNSTLAFMAAGGDGCISVTSNVVPDLCSQMFAAWDEGRLADAIALQDRLTPLHDALFTESNPGPVKYALSRIGLCNATLRLPLVEPQESTKRIVDAALRSLELID; this is encoded by the coding sequence ATGGTTCGTGGAGCGCTGACGGCTTTAGTTACGCCAATGCAGGCGGATGGCGCTGTTGATTATGCGGCTTTTGCGCGGCTGATAGAGCACCAAGTCAAAGGTGGCGCGTCTGGTGTAATTCCTGCTGGGACGACGGGAGAGAGCCCAACATTATCGCATGATGAACACCGCCGTGTGGTGGCACAATGCGTAGAGATTGTGGCTGGTCGTTTCCCTGTTATGGCGGGTGCAGGCTCAAACAGCACCTCAGAGGCTGTAGATATGGCGCGCCATGCACATTCTGTGGGTGCAGACAGCGTGTTGGTTGTGGTTCCTTACTACAACAAGCCCACGCAGGAAGGGCTTTACCGTCATTTCATGACTGTAGCTGATGCTACGCCGTTGCCGTTGTATCTGTACTGTATCCCGGGCCGTTCGATCGTTGATATTAGCCCTGAGACGATGGGGCGTTTGGCGCAACACCCTAATATCGTTGGTACAAAAGATGCGACGGCTAATATGGCGCGTCCTATTTCCGTGCGGCGTGCTGTAGGCAAGCCTTTCAATCAACTCTCTGGCGATGACAATTCCACTTTGGCCTTTATGGCTGCAGGCGGGGATGGCTGCATAAGCGTGACCTCCAACGTCGTGCCTGACCTATGCTCGCAAATGTTTGCTGCTTGGGATGAAGGGCGCTTAGCTGACGCGATTGCTTTACAGGACCGCTTGACGCCATTGCACGATGCTTTGTTTACGGAGAGCAATCCGGGGCCAGTAAAATATGCGCTTTCACGGATAGGCCTGTGCAATGCTACGCTGCGCTTGCCGCTGGTTGAGCCGCAAGAATCCACAAAGCGCATTGTTGATGCAGCTTTGCGCTCTCTCGAACTGATTGACTGA
- a CDS encoding prephenate dehydratase yields the protein MPIIAFQGRPGAYSDLACRQARPDWETLPCPSFAAAIEAVHQGQADEALLACENSLAGRVPEIHALLPGAGLHIVGEHFHRVEHCLLVVPGTTIDQVRAVHTHPVALGQIRNLIADLKIEGIPQFDTAGAAEMVAQWGRPEDAAVASSLAGDLNGLEILRRNVEDADHNTTRFYRVAQVPDWPDATHEGTLTTLLMRVGNKPGALYAALGGFARHGVNMTRLESYMLGGSFAATQFLMDIEGHPEQDAVRLALSELAQLSDDLKLLGVYPRSLARV from the coding sequence ATGCCAATAATTGCCTTTCAGGGTCGCCCTGGTGCGTATTCGGACTTAGCGTGTAGGCAAGCGCGTCCGGATTGGGAAACGTTGCCTTGCCCAAGTTTTGCAGCAGCGATTGAGGCTGTGCATCAAGGGCAGGCGGATGAGGCTTTGCTGGCGTGTGAGAACTCACTCGCCGGGCGTGTGCCGGAGATACATGCGCTTCTGCCTGGAGCCGGGTTGCATATTGTTGGTGAGCATTTTCACCGCGTTGAGCATTGTTTGTTGGTAGTCCCGGGCACTACGATTGACCAGGTTCGTGCTGTACATACCCACCCTGTCGCTTTGGGCCAAATTCGTAACCTCATTGCGGATTTGAAGATTGAGGGGATTCCGCAATTCGATACGGCTGGTGCCGCTGAAATGGTGGCGCAGTGGGGGCGGCCAGAGGATGCAGCCGTTGCCTCCTCCTTAGCGGGAGATTTAAACGGCCTTGAAATCCTTCGACGAAATGTTGAAGACGCAGATCACAACACAACGCGATTTTATCGTGTTGCGCAGGTACCTGACTGGCCAGACGCCACGCATGAGGGTACCCTGACCACTTTGCTGATGCGGGTTGGCAATAAGCCGGGAGCGTTGTATGCCGCCCTCGGCGGGTTTGCACGCCACGGTGTTAATATGACGCGTCTCGAGAGCTACATGCTGGGTGGATCGTTTGCAGCAACGCAGTTCTTGATGGATATTGAAGGGCATCCGGAACAGGACGCGGTGCGTTTGGCACTAAGTGAACTGGCTCAGTTGAGCGATGACTTGAAGTTGCTTGGAGTTTATCCGCGCAGCTTGGCACGCGTGTAG
- a CDS encoding 3-deoxy-manno-octulosonate cytidylyltransferase codes for MKPIIVIPARLASTRLPRKPLAEIGGRTMIEQVALRAVESGLGRVVIAAADQEIIDAVKCVSGVEAVLTDPALPSGSDRVYAALREIDPAGEHDVVVNFQGDLPSMDPEALRSVMVPVKHGAFDIGTLVAPIHLDEELRASQIVKVACSFDDGPVARGVYFSRQPIPFGPGAHWHHIGVYAWQRRALERFVSLPPSGLERRESLEQLRALEHGISIGCVKIAEAPRGVDTAEDLAFVRKAFTCQ; via the coding sequence ATGAAGCCAATTATTGTTATCCCTGCTAGACTTGCCTCCACACGCCTTCCGCGCAAGCCCCTTGCTGAAATTGGTGGGCGTACCATGATCGAACAGGTCGCCTTGAGGGCGGTTGAATCCGGTTTGGGGCGCGTAGTCATCGCGGCTGCAGATCAGGAAATTATCGATGCTGTGAAGTGCGTCTCGGGTGTTGAGGCTGTATTGACCGATCCTGCTTTACCGAGTGGTTCAGATCGTGTGTATGCGGCCCTGCGTGAGATTGATCCGGCGGGGGAGCATGATGTTGTCGTCAATTTCCAAGGGGATTTACCCTCGATGGATCCTGAGGCACTGCGTTCAGTCATGGTGCCTGTCAAGCATGGCGCTTTCGACATTGGTACCTTGGTCGCTCCCATCCACTTGGACGAAGAATTGCGTGCTTCACAAATTGTAAAAGTCGCATGTTCTTTTGATGACGGGCCTGTTGCTCGCGGTGTTTATTTTTCCCGTCAGCCGATCCCGTTTGGTCCAGGTGCCCATTGGCATCATATAGGTGTTTATGCATGGCAAAGACGCGCTTTAGAGCGTTTTGTGTCCCTGCCGCCTTCGGGGTTGGAGCGCCGTGAAAGTCTTGAGCAGTTGCGTGCTTTGGAGCACGGAATAAGCATTGGCTGCGTCAAAATAGCTGAAGCCCCACGCGGTGTTGATACCGCTGAAGATTTAGCCTTCGTAAGAAAGGCATTCACATGCCAATAA
- a CDS encoding inositol monophosphatase family protein → MTTPQTQPVITETIINVAHACADAARTVIRPYFRTSIQADAKSDDSPVTIADKAAERAMRDILEEQLPDHGILGEEAGQSGHDGDWLWVLDPIDGTRAFLTGRPTFGILVSLFYKGRPVLGLIDQPITNERWLGVEGQVTTFTAANIPGKAGTRICAELNKAELSCTSPEMLTPEHTPRFKNLQAQTLRTSWGGDCYSYGLLALGQIDVIAECTMKPWDWGALVPIIQGAGGHISDWQGAPLHLESDGTVLACGNPALLPQLISALSPRN, encoded by the coding sequence ATGACCACGCCCCAGACCCAACCCGTCATTACCGAAACAATCATAAATGTTGCGCATGCTTGCGCAGATGCCGCCCGCACTGTCATTCGCCCCTATTTTCGCACCTCTATTCAGGCCGATGCAAAATCAGATGACAGCCCCGTCACCATTGCAGACAAGGCTGCGGAACGGGCTATGCGGGATATTCTGGAGGAACAACTTCCAGATCACGGCATACTAGGCGAAGAAGCAGGGCAAAGTGGCCATGACGGTGACTGGCTGTGGGTTCTTGATCCAATCGACGGAACCCGTGCTTTCCTCACGGGGCGCCCGACATTCGGTATTTTAGTATCCCTGTTTTACAAGGGCCGCCCTGTGCTCGGCTTGATCGACCAACCCATCACCAACGAACGCTGGCTCGGGGTTGAAGGCCAAGTGACAACTTTCACAGCAGCAAATATTCCGGGCAAAGCTGGCACACGCATATGTGCCGAACTCAATAAAGCAGAACTTTCCTGCACATCCCCTGAAATGCTTACCCCAGAACACACTCCACGCTTCAAAAACCTGCAGGCGCAAACTTTACGGACGTCGTGGGGCGGGGATTGCTATTCATATGGCTTGCTCGCCCTTGGGCAGATCGACGTCATAGCGGAATGCACCATGAAACCTTGGGACTGGGGTGCGCTCGTGCCGATTATCCAAGGCGCAGGCGGCCACATATCTGACTGGCAAGGTGCACCTCTTCACCTTGAGAGCGATGGCACCGTCCTCGCCTGCGGTAATCCGGCATTACTGCCACAGTTAATATCTGCCTTATCCCCCAGAAACTAA
- the serA gene encoding phosphoglycerate dehydrogenase — MDNQLSLAKDKINILLLEGVHESAVSYLAAQGYAQVTRLKGALEGDALKEALRGVHMVGIRSRTQLSRDVIESADRLMAIGCFCIGTNQVDLDAAREAGIPVFNAPYSNTRSVAELVMGEVVMLMRRIPSRSVACHDGGWEKSAVNSWEVRGKTLGIVGYGSIGSQLSVLAEAFGMRVLYYDIMPCLPHGNAIAVPTLEGLLSQSDVVTLHVPQTPETNNLIGEAEIRAMKPNSILINNARGKVVDLDALTAALKDGHLMGAAIDVFPVEPKGSNERFTSPLQGLDNVLLTPHVGGSTMEAQERIGVEVAVKLADYSDVGSTIGAVNFPGVQLPERPRGTRFMHLHANRPGIMRQINELFAAENTNVTAQYLQTDGELGYVVVEAESASHEQDHRLLDGLRALDGTLRARLIYQR; from the coding sequence ATGGATAACCAGCTTTCCCTTGCCAAAGACAAAATCAACATCCTCCTGCTTGAAGGCGTGCACGAAAGCGCAGTCTCATATCTTGCTGCGCAAGGATACGCTCAAGTCACCCGCCTGAAAGGTGCGCTTGAAGGAGACGCCCTCAAAGAAGCTCTGCGCGGCGTGCACATGGTAGGTATTCGCAGCCGCACGCAACTCAGCCGTGATGTCATTGAAAGTGCCGACCGCCTCATGGCTATTGGCTGCTTTTGTATCGGCACGAACCAAGTCGACCTAGACGCAGCGCGTGAAGCAGGCATCCCGGTCTTCAACGCGCCATACAGCAACACGCGCTCCGTTGCGGAACTGGTGATGGGTGAAGTGGTAATGCTGATGCGCCGCATTCCCTCACGCTCCGTTGCCTGCCATGACGGCGGCTGGGAAAAATCTGCCGTAAACTCATGGGAAGTTCGCGGCAAAACACTCGGGATTGTGGGCTACGGCTCCATCGGCTCTCAGCTTTCAGTTTTAGCAGAAGCCTTCGGCATGCGTGTGCTGTATTATGACATCATGCCGTGCTTGCCACACGGCAACGCCATTGCTGTCCCTACTCTTGAAGGGCTTCTTAGCCAGTCCGATGTCGTGACACTGCACGTCCCACAGACACCTGAGACAAACAACCTGATCGGTGAAGCTGAGATCCGGGCGATGAAGCCCAACAGCATCCTGATCAATAACGCACGCGGTAAGGTCGTGGACCTTGATGCCCTTACTGCAGCCCTCAAAGATGGCCACCTGATGGGAGCGGCCATTGACGTCTTCCCTGTCGAGCCAAAAGGCTCTAACGAACGCTTTACCTCCCCTCTACAAGGGTTGGATAACGTGCTCCTGACACCGCATGTCGGCGGCTCAACTATGGAAGCACAAGAACGCATTGGTGTTGAAGTAGCTGTTAAGCTCGCAGACTATTCTGACGTCGGCTCAACCATTGGAGCTGTAAACTTCCCCGGTGTTCAGCTCCCCGAGCGACCACGCGGCACACGCTTCATGCATTTACATGCCAATCGTCCAGGCATTATGCGCCAGATCAACGAGTTGTTCGCAGCAGAAAACACCAATGTAACCGCGCAATATCTCCAAACAGATGGGGAGCTGGGTTACGTCGTTGTTGAGGCTGAATCCGCAAGCCATGAGCAGGATCACCGTTTGCTTGATGGCCTGCGCGCACTCGATGGCACATTACGTGCCCGCCTAATCTACCAGCGTTAA